Proteins from one Dehalococcoidia bacterium genomic window:
- the gatB gene encoding Asp-tRNA(Asn)/Glu-tRNA(Gln) amidotransferase subunit GatB has translation MTAATEVAYEVVIGLEVHAQLLTHSKMFCGCSAEYAHAAPNSHVCPICMGMPGVLPVINRQAVEYTIMTGLALHCSVPEHSKFDRKNYPYPDLMKGYQISQYDMPLCLNGYLTISTEAGEKRPGITRVHLEEDTATSKHFDGAAGTGGEGDGYSLIDVNRAGCALMEIVGEPDLRSSEEARQYLIKLQQILRYIGVSKANMEEGNFRCDANISLRRFGDPQLGAKVEIKNMNSFRSVARALEYEIKRQSQMLDRGERIAQETRGWVDDQARTVSQRSKEFAHDYRYFPEPDLPPLNITAAEVATIRAKLPELPDARRARFEQQYGLHAYDAELLTETRARADYYEAAVQAAGANGAAHARAIANWLNGDFARLLHAGGIEIADAKLTPQQLAELVDLIESGTITGKAAKDVFEEAFAEGRSPRAIVEAKGLTRISDAGAIDAAARRVIEANAKAVADYRSGKAAAINALKGRLMGETKGRADPALAEATLKRLLDEG, from the coding sequence ATGACCGCCGCCACGGAAGTCGCCTACGAGGTCGTGATCGGCCTTGAGGTGCACGCCCAGTTGCTCACGCACAGCAAGATGTTCTGCGGCTGCTCCGCGGAGTACGCGCACGCCGCGCCCAACAGCCATGTCTGCCCGATCTGCATGGGTATGCCCGGCGTGCTGCCCGTGATCAACCGCCAGGCCGTCGAGTACACGATCATGACCGGTCTGGCGCTGCACTGCTCGGTCCCGGAGCACTCGAAGTTCGACCGCAAAAACTATCCCTACCCCGACCTGATGAAGGGCTATCAGATCTCGCAGTACGACATGCCGCTCTGCCTGAACGGCTACCTCACGATCAGCACCGAGGCGGGCGAGAAGCGTCCCGGCATCACGCGGGTGCACCTCGAAGAGGACACGGCGACCTCGAAGCACTTCGACGGCGCCGCGGGTACTGGGGGCGAGGGTGACGGCTACAGCCTGATCGACGTGAACCGCGCCGGCTGCGCCCTGATGGAGATCGTGGGCGAGCCCGACCTGCGCTCGTCCGAAGAGGCGCGGCAGTACCTGATCAAGCTGCAGCAGATCCTGCGCTACATCGGCGTGAGCAAGGCGAACATGGAGGAGGGCAACTTCCGCTGCGACGCCAACATCAGCCTGCGCCGCTTCGGCGACCCGCAGCTTGGCGCCAAGGTCGAGATCAAGAACATGAACAGCTTCCGCTCCGTGGCGCGGGCGCTGGAGTACGAAATCAAGCGCCAGTCGCAGATGCTCGACCGCGGCGAGCGCATCGCCCAGGAGACGCGCGGCTGGGTGGACGACCAGGCGCGCACCGTTTCGCAGCGCAGCAAGGAGTTTGCCCACGACTACCGCTACTTCCCCGAACCAGACCTGCCGCCGCTCAACATCACCGCCGCCGAGGTCGCGACCATCCGCGCGAAGCTGCCTGAGCTGCCCGACGCCCGCCGCGCCCGCTTCGAGCAGCAGTACGGGTTGCACGCCTACGACGCCGAGCTTTTGACCGAGACCCGCGCCCGCGCCGACTACTACGAGGCCGCTGTGCAGGCTGCCGGCGCCAACGGCGCCGCCCATGCCCGCGCCATCGCCAACTGGCTGAACGGCGACTTCGCCCGGCTGCTGCACGCCGGCGGCATCGAGATCGCGGACGCGAAGCTGACGCCGCAGCAGTTGGCCGAGCTGGTGGACCTGATCGAGTCCGGCACGATCACCGGCAAGGCGGCGAAGGACGTCTTCGAAGAGGCGTTCGCCGAGGGACGCTCGCCGCGCGCGATCGTCGAGGCGAAGGGGCTGACGCGCATCAGCGACGCCGGGGCGATCGACGCCGCCGCCCGCCGCGTGATCGAGGCGAACGCGAAGGCCGTTGCCGACTACCGGAGCGGCAAAGCCGCGGCGATCAACGCCTTGAAGGGGCGCCTGATGGGCGAAACGAAGGGCCGCGCCGACCCGGCGCTGGCGGAGGCGACGCTCAAGCGGCTGCTGGACGAGGGCTGA